One window of the Paenibacillus beijingensis genome contains the following:
- the pepF gene encoding oligoendopeptidase F, with protein sequence MNTVPKRSEIAPEHRWKLEDLFADASAWNKEYAEAKEQLKSVEKFQGKLNDPAQLKACFELEDELSLHVERLYVYANMKHHEDTAEPEFQALSDKSKKLSVEAGEALSFITPEVLSLPDEKLESFISSPDLAKYRHTLQEMKRQKAHILSKNEEALLAQAGNISQAPNTIFSMLNNADLKFPKVKNEQGEEVELSQGRYIQFLESKNRTVRSEAFKAMYDTYGKLKNTIASTLNANVTKNIFYARARKYPSALEMSLYGDNIPKSVYTNLIDTIHKHLPLMYRYMNLRKKLLGVDELHMYDLFAPLVDEFKMDITFEEAKKTVQESLKPLGEDYSRTLAEGFGGGWIDIYENEGKRSGAYSWGAYGTHPYVLLNHKDNLNSMFTLTHEMGHALHSYYSDGSQDYRDAQYTIFLAEVASTLNEALLMDYMLNKSVDPKEKMYLLTYYADQFRTTVFRQTMFAEFEKIIHEKAEAGESLTPQDLSKIYYDLNVLYYGKDMVVDKDIEMEWARIPHFYTSFYVYKYATGFSAATSFSKQILEEGQPAVDRYLGFLKSGGSDYSINILKKAGVDMSTPEPIEQAMSVFESLIEQMEQLTAVK encoded by the coding sequence GCGAAGGAACAGCTCAAATCGGTCGAGAAATTTCAAGGCAAGCTGAACGATCCCGCACAGCTGAAAGCGTGCTTCGAGCTGGAGGACGAGTTGTCCCTGCACGTCGAACGGCTGTATGTATACGCCAATATGAAGCATCACGAGGATACGGCGGAGCCCGAGTTCCAAGCGCTCTCCGACAAGTCGAAGAAGCTGAGCGTAGAAGCGGGAGAAGCGCTCTCGTTCATTACGCCGGAAGTGCTCAGCCTGCCGGACGAGAAGCTGGAGTCGTTTATTTCCAGTCCGGATTTGGCGAAATACCGCCATACGCTGCAAGAAATGAAACGGCAGAAGGCGCACATTCTCTCCAAGAACGAGGAGGCATTGCTTGCCCAGGCGGGCAATATCAGCCAGGCGCCGAACACCATTTTCAGCATGCTCAACAACGCCGACCTGAAATTTCCGAAGGTAAAAAACGAGCAGGGCGAGGAAGTCGAGCTGTCGCAGGGCCGCTACATACAATTTCTCGAGAGCAAAAACCGCACCGTCCGCAGCGAAGCGTTCAAGGCGATGTACGACACGTACGGCAAGCTGAAAAATACGATCGCTTCCACGCTGAACGCCAACGTGACGAAAAATATTTTTTACGCGCGCGCCCGCAAGTACCCGTCCGCTCTTGAAATGTCTCTCTACGGCGACAACATTCCGAAGAGCGTTTATACGAACCTGATCGACACGATCCACAAGCATCTGCCGCTCATGTACCGGTACATGAATCTGCGCAAGAAGCTGCTTGGCGTCGATGAACTGCATATGTACGACCTGTTCGCGCCGCTCGTCGATGAGTTCAAGATGGACATCACGTTCGAGGAAGCGAAAAAAACGGTGCAGGAAAGCTTGAAGCCGCTTGGCGAGGACTATTCCCGGACGCTTGCGGAAGGATTTGGCGGCGGCTGGATCGACATTTACGAGAACGAAGGCAAGCGCAGCGGCGCCTACAGCTGGGGCGCATACGGCACCCACCCTTACGTGCTGCTCAACCATAAGGATAATCTGAACAGTATGTTTACGCTGACGCACGAAATGGGCCACGCGCTTCATTCGTATTATTCCGACGGCAGCCAGGATTACCGCGACGCGCAGTATACGATTTTCCTGGCGGAAGTCGCTTCGACGCTGAACGAGGCGCTGCTGATGGATTACATGCTGAACAAATCGGTCGATCCGAAGGAAAAAATGTACCTGCTCACATACTATGCCGACCAGTTCCGCACGACGGTGTTCCGGCAGACGATGTTCGCCGAATTCGAGAAAATCATTCACGAGAAAGCCGAAGCCGGCGAGTCGCTCACGCCGCAGGACCTGTCGAAAATCTACTACGACCTGAACGTGCTGTACTACGGCAAAGACATGGTCGTGGACAAAGATATCGAGATGGAATGGGCGCGCATCCCGCATTTTTACACCAGCTTTTACGTGTACAAATACGCAACGGGATTTTCTGCGGCGACCAGCTTCTCGAAGCAGATTTTGGAGGAGGGCCAGCCAGCCGTCGACCGCTACCTCGGTTTCCTGAAGAGCGGCGGCAGCGACTACTCCATCAATATTTTGAAAAAAGCGGGCGTCGACATGAGCACGCCGGAGCCGATCGAGCAAGCGATGAGCGTGTTCGAAAGCCTGATCGAGCAAATGGAGCAGCTGACGGCGGTCAAGTAA
- a CDS encoding DUF92 domain-containing protein — translation MSEYVFEWLQSDWARWVAGAAGSGAVAGLAYRLRSLSGSGAWSALAMGTAYVGLGGPLWYGVLLAFFVSSSLWSKWKRRHRSKSSAERNYAKTGRRDAVQVWANGGAGLLLCAAYSVWPQPAIVFAFVGVIASVNADTWATEIGALSRRAPVSVTTWRPVTAGTSGGVTPLGSAAALAGAAFIGAAAALLAGAPLAYGAAALAAAPAPWALLAAAAAAGLAGAFADSLLGATAQAMYRCGVCGSDTERAEHCGAAAERVRGLAWMTNDAVNLLSSLLGGLAAVLIGLLLT, via the coding sequence ATGAGCGAATATGTTTTTGAATGGCTTCAGTCGGATTGGGCGCGCTGGGTTGCGGGAGCGGCGGGCAGCGGAGCGGTTGCGGGACTGGCTTACCGGCTGCGGTCGCTGTCGGGCTCCGGCGCCTGGTCTGCGCTCGCGATGGGCACCGCCTATGTCGGATTGGGAGGCCCGCTTTGGTATGGCGTTCTGCTCGCTTTCTTCGTTTCTTCTTCGCTGTGGTCCAAATGGAAGCGGCGGCACCGCAGCAAATCGTCCGCCGAGCGCAACTATGCGAAGACGGGCAGGAGGGATGCGGTGCAGGTATGGGCGAACGGCGGAGCGGGCCTATTGCTCTGCGCGGCATATTCCGTATGGCCGCAACCGGCGATCGTCTTCGCGTTCGTCGGGGTAATAGCCTCGGTCAACGCGGATACGTGGGCGACCGAGATCGGCGCTCTGAGCCGCCGCGCGCCGGTCTCGGTCACGACGTGGCGGCCCGTAACCGCCGGCACGAGCGGCGGCGTTACGCCGCTCGGCTCCGCGGCAGCGCTTGCGGGCGCAGCCTTCATCGGCGCCGCCGCAGCGCTGCTTGCCGGCGCGCCGCTCGCTTACGGCGCAGCCGCCTTAGCTGCCGCACCGGCCCCGTGGGCGCTGCTCGCCGCCGCTGCGGCGGCGGGCCTCGCGGGCGCATTCGCGGACTCGCTGCTCGGCGCCACTGCGCAGGCGATGTACCGCTGCGGCGTATGCGGCAGCGACACGGAGCGCGCCGAGCACTGCGGCGCCGCTGCTGAGCGGGTGCGCGGGCTCGCGTGGATGACCAACGATGCGGTCAATCTGCTCTCATCGCTGCTGGGCGGCTTGGCCGCGGTATTGATCGGCCTGCTCCTGACGTGA
- a CDS encoding HD domain-containing phosphohydrolase has protein sequence MSLPEKPDLTLLPDDIRPEQLLGIVFDYTAQIASECRLGRVLSLLADMGCEMIAAERCKIWLIDKRSRELYTIGQSHFEQTRIPHGSGIVGYAVATGEIVVTDHAKAAPRRNAQNDRRTTCQPTKGMIIIPFSGADGQPLGAFQAINKRTPSGTFSKADASLLSLAASYAGKSLESVILQEEIAATQQEILYIMGQVGETGNHVRRVAEYSYLLALGLGLPKGDAERIKVISPMHDIGKAAIPDAVLNKPGKLTDEEYRIMQRHAEIGYKMLISSQRELMRTAALVAYQHHEKWDGTGYPQRLKGEDIHLYARITAVADVFDALGSDRVYKRAWEMDQILSLFHSERGKHFDPDVVDALMKQLQPVLEIRSLYQD, from the coding sequence TTGTCGTTACCGGAAAAACCAGACCTGACATTACTGCCTGATGACATCAGGCCGGAGCAGCTGCTCGGAATCGTTTTCGATTACACCGCCCAGATTGCTTCCGAGTGCCGGCTCGGTCGGGTACTTTCCTTATTAGCTGATATGGGATGTGAAATGATCGCGGCGGAACGCTGCAAAATCTGGCTGATCGATAAACGAAGCCGGGAGCTTTACACAATCGGCCAATCCCATTTCGAACAGACCCGCATCCCGCACGGAAGCGGAATCGTCGGTTATGCGGTCGCCACAGGTGAAATTGTCGTTACGGATCACGCCAAAGCAGCCCCCCGGCGCAATGCCCAAAACGACCGCAGAACAACGTGCCAGCCGACGAAAGGCATGATTATTATTCCGTTCTCCGGTGCCGACGGTCAGCCGCTCGGCGCTTTTCAGGCCATCAATAAACGGACGCCATCCGGCACCTTCTCCAAAGCGGACGCCAGTCTGCTCAGCCTGGCCGCCTCATATGCCGGCAAATCGCTTGAATCGGTCATCCTGCAAGAGGAGATTGCGGCGACGCAGCAGGAAATCTTATATATTATGGGACAAGTCGGCGAAACCGGCAACCATGTGAGACGTGTGGCGGAATATTCCTATTTGCTGGCGCTCGGGCTGGGACTTCCGAAGGGAGATGCGGAACGGATCAAAGTGATCTCCCCGATGCACGATATCGGGAAAGCCGCGATTCCGGACGCGGTGCTGAACAAACCCGGCAAGCTTACCGACGAAGAATACCGCATCATGCAGAGGCACGCCGAAATCGGATACAAGATGCTGATCAGTTCGCAGCGGGAGCTGATGCGGACGGCGGCCCTCGTTGCCTACCAGCATCATGAGAAATGGGACGGTACCGGCTATCCGCAGCGGTTGAAAGGTGAAGATATTCATTTGTACGCCAGAATAACGGCCGTCGCCGACGTCTTCGACGCGCTCGGAAGCGACCGCGTGTACAAAAGAGCATGGGAAATGGATCAGATTTTATCCTTGTTCCACAGCGAGCGGGGCAAGCATTTCGACCCTGATGTCGTCGATGCGCTGATGAAGCAGCTGCAGCCTGTTCTGGAAATCCGAAGCCTGTATCAAGACTAA
- a CDS encoding glycerophosphodiester phosphodiesterase, with protein MRNPCVAHRGWSGAAPENTLSAIRLAADAPDVDWIEIDVRISRDGIPMLIHDAKLRRTTSGSGEVSKYTAQQLSKLDAGRWFSREFTGEKMPTLEQALLMASGKVRVNIELKTDGKRYPDLENKVVELLRRLNMEQNCVITSFSAEALHKVRSLSRDVTCGLIVDRWSDRLPDRLNTLGCRFLSIGYGAINKERLKRLNREGIQTMVWTLNEVRLIRKYALMDPGLMICTNHPDLWRAALRSVPQL; from the coding sequence ATGAGAAACCCGTGTGTAGCACACAGGGGCTGGTCCGGAGCCGCGCCGGAAAACACGCTGTCTGCGATCCGGCTGGCGGCGGATGCGCCGGATGTGGACTGGATTGAAATTGACGTCCGGATTTCACGGGACGGGATTCCGATGCTCATTCACGATGCCAAGCTGCGCAGGACGACGAGCGGCAGCGGCGAAGTAAGTAAATATACAGCGCAGCAGCTGTCCAAATTGGATGCGGGAAGATGGTTCTCACGGGAGTTCACTGGGGAAAAAATGCCTACTCTGGAACAAGCGCTGCTGATGGCTTCCGGAAAAGTCCGGGTTAATATTGAGTTGAAGACCGACGGGAAACGTTATCCCGATCTGGAAAATAAGGTGGTCGAGCTTCTCCGCCGCCTTAATATGGAGCAGAATTGCGTCATTACGTCGTTCAGCGCCGAAGCGCTGCACAAGGTCAGAAGCTTGTCCCGGGACGTGACGTGCGGGCTCATCGTCGATCGTTGGAGCGATCGGCTGCCGGATAGGCTGAATACGCTCGGATGCCGGTTTTTGTCCATCGGTTACGGAGCGATCAACAAAGAACGGCTGAAACGGCTAAACCGCGAGGGCATTCAGACAATGGTTTGGACATTAAATGAAGTGCGTCTCATCCGCAAGTATGCATTAATGGATCCGGGACTGATGATTTGCACGAATCATCCGGATCTTTGGCGAGCCGCGCTGCGCAGCGTGCCCCAGCTGTAA
- a CDS encoding CapA family protein, producing the protein MSMSRSESRRHDKQKRKRRMRRLLAVNLTLLAAIIILISVIVATTKQHSVGSGEERIADQRNETHGNSPGGAIEPADPPGQADDAGRSGGNSGSVGDNSSDAGNSGSVGSESGSPDSSGSAGSGGSGGSSSAGDEPPASGGNAQSPSDAAEDGLPNESGAPGTAPDDGGSGSGQGGGSVPGRNSGGMPKGETVRLAFVGDIMMGSSVEKLMRQKGLEYPFEGALSYLQGPDLTAGNLENPITKRGVPAQNKSFVFKGSPDLLPPLKQAGFDVVTLANNHTLDQGTEGLFDTMKYLDEAGIPHVGGGHNDTEAFAPEYLETKGVKVAYIGVSRVVPETSWKADKYRPGVAETYDSTRAVAAIKEARKRADLVVVMVHWGVERQDYPVQHQKTLAHTFVDAGADLVIGSHPHVMQGFEYYKNKWIAYSLGNFIFNNTSNVKTKQTGVLDAVCSKDGQCGLQLHPMFADKSKPVPMNAEDGAALLARLSKLSINAAFDRDGVLASR; encoded by the coding sequence ATGTCTATGTCCAGATCGGAATCCAGACGGCACGACAAACAAAAACGAAAACGGCGCATGCGCCGTCTGTTGGCCGTTAATTTGACGCTGCTCGCAGCCATTATTATTTTAATCTCGGTTATCGTTGCAACTACAAAACAGCATTCAGTAGGCTCCGGGGAAGAGAGAATCGCCGATCAAAGAAATGAAACGCACGGCAATTCGCCGGGCGGCGCGATTGAACCTGCGGATCCTCCCGGCCAAGCTGACGATGCCGGCAGATCAGGCGGCAACAGCGGAAGCGTCGGAGACAACAGCAGCGATGCAGGCAACAGCGGAAGCGTCGGAAGCGAGAGCGGCAGTCCGGACAGCAGCGGAAGTGCTGGCAGTGGCGGCAGCGGCGGAAGCAGTTCCGCCGGGGATGAGCCGCCGGCGTCTGGCGGCAACGCGCAATCGCCTTCCGATGCCGCGGAAGACGGCCTGCCGAACGAGAGCGGCGCTCCAGGAACAGCGCCCGATGACGGGGGTTCCGGGTCCGGACAAGGCGGAGGAAGCGTTCCCGGGCGGAACTCCGGCGGCATGCCGAAGGGGGAAACGGTCAGGCTTGCTTTTGTCGGCGACATTATGATGGGTTCTTCCGTCGAGAAGCTGATGCGGCAAAAAGGGCTGGAATATCCGTTTGAGGGTGCGCTTTCTTATTTGCAGGGGCCTGATTTGACCGCCGGCAACTTGGAGAACCCCATCACGAAACGGGGGGTCCCGGCCCAAAACAAATCGTTTGTATTCAAAGGTTCGCCGGATCTGCTCCCCCCGCTTAAACAAGCGGGATTCGATGTCGTTACGCTGGCCAATAACCATACGTTGGACCAGGGGACAGAAGGTCTGTTCGATACAATGAAATATTTGGATGAAGCCGGAATTCCGCACGTCGGCGGCGGCCATAACGATACGGAAGCGTTTGCCCCGGAATACCTGGAAACGAAAGGAGTCAAGGTGGCTTACATCGGGGTCAGCCGCGTCGTTCCGGAAACGTCGTGGAAAGCGGACAAATACCGCCCCGGTGTTGCCGAAACTTACGACTCCACTCGGGCCGTGGCAGCCATTAAGGAAGCCAGAAAGCGGGCGGATCTCGTCGTCGTCATGGTGCATTGGGGCGTGGAGAGGCAGGATTATCCCGTCCAGCATCAAAAAACGCTTGCGCATACGTTTGTAGATGCCGGAGCGGATCTTGTCATCGGCAGCCATCCGCATGTGATGCAGGGGTTTGAATATTACAAAAACAAATGGATCGCGTATAGCCTCGGCAATTTTATTTTCAATAACACATCCAACGTGAAAACGAAACAGACCGGCGTATTGGATGCCGTCTGCTCAAAGGACGGCCAGTGCGGACTGCAGCTGCATCCGATGTTTGCCGACAAATCGAAGCCGGTTCCGATGAACGCGGAGGACGGTGCCGCACTGCTTGCCCGGCTGTCGAAATTGTCGATTAACGCCGCATTTGACCGAGACGGCGTGCTGGCGTCCCGCTGA
- the hemG gene encoding protoporphyrinogen oxidase, which yields MRSSGRMERIVIIGGGISGLSSAFYLQREAAKRGRQTDITIVDGLPRLGGKIETLAKDGFVIEKGPDSFLARKLPIIELTRELGLEDELTTTNPDAKHTYIFREGTMHPMPPGLMLGIPTDVESFLKSELISFGGKLRATMDLLLPPRKEQGDESLGGFLERRLGPEMVDRVAEPLLAGIYAGNLRELSLRATFPQFQKAEQEHGSLIRGMRRLRGNATPAAAVVPSADSLQPEDRSSGQSARAAEAGKSVFITYKNGLGTLVDGLDRALADVTRKLGVNVTQIRPGAGAGGGARYSVMLDSGETLAADGIIVTAPAFNAADLLEEWTDVSALRAVRYVSVANVVMAFEKTALGLEFDGSGFLVPRSEGMNITACTWTSAKWLHTSPQDKVLLRCYVGRAGTEQVVDLPDDELIASVRCDVQETMGITAEPLFTEITRLHRSMPQYPVGHTESTAAFRSMLQERLPGVWVTGAAFDGVGLPDCIRQGKEAAAALLDMLEAVVH from the coding sequence ATGCGGAGCAGCGGACGTATGGAGCGGATCGTCATTATTGGCGGGGGGATCAGCGGACTGAGCTCCGCTTTTTATTTGCAGCGGGAGGCGGCAAAAAGAGGCCGCCAAACGGATATTACGATCGTGGACGGGTTGCCGCGGCTTGGCGGCAAGATCGAAACGCTCGCCAAGGACGGATTTGTGATCGAGAAGGGGCCGGATTCGTTTTTGGCGCGCAAGCTGCCGATTATTGAGCTGACGCGGGAACTTGGGCTTGAGGACGAGCTGACGACGACGAATCCGGACGCGAAACATACTTATATTTTCCGGGAAGGAACGATGCATCCGATGCCGCCGGGACTGATGCTCGGCATTCCGACTGATGTCGAATCGTTTCTAAAGTCGGAACTGATCAGCTTCGGCGGCAAGCTGCGGGCGACGATGGATCTGCTTCTTCCTCCCCGCAAAGAGCAGGGGGACGAATCGCTCGGCGGATTTCTGGAGCGGCGGCTCGGTCCGGAGATGGTGGACCGGGTAGCCGAGCCGCTGCTCGCCGGCATTTATGCCGGCAATTTGCGGGAATTAAGTCTGCGCGCTACCTTTCCGCAGTTTCAAAAGGCGGAGCAGGAGCACGGCAGCCTGATTCGCGGCATGCGGCGCTTGCGTGGGAATGCGACGCCGGCAGCTGCGGTGGTTCCCTCAGCAGACTCGCTTCAGCCGGAAGACCGTTCAAGCGGCCAATCGGCCCGAGCTGCAGAAGCCGGAAAAAGCGTCTTTATAACGTACAAAAACGGGCTTGGCACGCTAGTGGACGGACTCGACCGCGCTTTGGCGGACGTAACCCGCAAGCTGGGCGTTAACGTTACGCAGATCCGTCCGGGTGCCGGCGCTGGCGGCGGAGCACGGTACTCTGTGATGCTGGACAGCGGGGAAACGCTCGCTGCGGACGGCATCATTGTAACGGCACCGGCTTTTAACGCGGCCGATCTGCTGGAGGAGTGGACGGATGTATCCGCGCTTCGAGCGGTCCGCTACGTATCGGTGGCCAACGTTGTGATGGCGTTCGAGAAAACGGCGCTCGGACTGGAGTTTGACGGTTCGGGATTTCTTGTTCCCCGTTCGGAAGGCATGAACATTACGGCTTGTACGTGGACATCGGCGAAATGGCTTCATACGAGTCCGCAGGATAAAGTGCTGCTGCGCTGTTACGTAGGGAGGGCGGGCACCGAGCAGGTCGTGGATTTGCCGGATGACGAGCTGATCGCGTCGGTTCGGTGCGATGTGCAGGAAACGATGGGGATAACGGCCGAACCGTTGTTCACCGAAATTACCCGTCTGCACCGCTCCATGCCGCAGTATCCCGTCGGACACACGGAAAGTACGGCCGCTTTCCGCAGCATGCTGCAGGAACGGCTTCCGGGCGTTTGGGTAACGGGAGCCGCCTTTGACGGAGTTGGTCTGCCCGATTGCATCCGCCAAGGGAAGGAAGCGGCGGCCGCGCTGCTTGACATGCTGGAAGCTGTCGTTCATTAA
- the hemH gene encoding ferrochelatase, protein MSKHPTGVLVMSYGTPESMEGVEQYYTHIRRGHPPTAEQLADLKGRYNAIVGGVFPLRENTDRQVRSLQDKLEQLAPGQYRCYQGLKHARPYIEDGVESMAKEGISRAIGIVLAPHYSVMSVGAYIKRAREAAERLGVEMEFVEEYHLHPKLIQALAERVLGGLAKLVDNGQGAAHPVKVLFSAHSLPEKIRELNDPYERQLNETAAAVAEAAGVLPNRWQFTWQSAGRTKEPWLGPDILDTLKELAEEGERAVLAAPIGFVSDHLEVLYDLDIEAKAEAAELGMQLDRIAMLNSDPLYMETLAESVMAEDGKTAKA, encoded by the coding sequence ATGTCTAAACATCCGACAGGCGTCCTTGTCATGTCATATGGAACCCCCGAAAGTATGGAAGGGGTGGAACAATATTACACCCATATCCGCCGGGGACATCCCCCGACGGCCGAGCAGCTTGCTGACCTTAAAGGGCGGTATAACGCAATAGTGGGAGGCGTGTTCCCGCTGCGCGAGAATACGGATCGCCAGGTGCGGAGCCTGCAGGACAAGCTGGAGCAGCTCGCGCCGGGGCAATACCGCTGCTATCAGGGACTAAAGCATGCGCGCCCTTACATTGAAGACGGCGTGGAATCGATGGCAAAAGAAGGTATTTCCCGGGCAATTGGCATCGTGCTTGCGCCGCATTATTCGGTTATGAGCGTGGGCGCCTACATTAAGCGCGCGCGGGAGGCGGCGGAGCGGCTTGGGGTGGAAATGGAATTTGTGGAAGAGTACCATCTGCATCCGAAGCTGATCCAGGCGCTGGCCGAACGTGTGCTGGGCGGTTTAGCAAAGCTGGTTGACAACGGTCAGGGGGCGGCGCATCCCGTGAAGGTGCTATTCAGTGCGCACAGCCTGCCGGAAAAAATTCGCGAGCTGAACGATCCTTACGAGCGGCAGCTGAACGAGACGGCGGCGGCGGTAGCGGAAGCGGCAGGCGTCCTGCCGAACCGTTGGCAGTTTACGTGGCAAAGCGCGGGCCGGACAAAGGAGCCTTGGCTCGGGCCGGATATACTCGATACGCTGAAGGAGCTTGCGGAAGAAGGAGAGCGTGCGGTTCTGGCTGCTCCGATCGGCTTCGTATCGGATCACCTGGAAGTGCTGTACGATTTGGACATTGAAGCGAAAGCGGAGGCTGCGGAGCTTGGCATGCAGCTGGACCGGATTGCAATGCTTAATTCCGACCCGCTTTACATGGAAACGCTGGCGGAATCGGTTATGGCGGAGGACGGGAAAACGGCGAAAGCTTAG
- the hemE gene encoding uroporphyrinogen decarboxylase: MIANDRFLRAARKEAIDRVPVWYMRQAGRYDPDYRKIKEKYSLLEICRQPELAAEVTMMPVRKLGVDAAILYSDIMNPVASIGIDFDIVAGVGPVIHNPIRSAEDVERLRPIDVEGDLSHVLETIRILERELTVPLITFAGAPFTIASYLIEGKPSKSYLRTKALMYGEPDVWHKLMDKLGDMVIAYLRSHMAAGGKAFQLFDSWVGSLAPEDFRTFVLPTIERIFAELSDLPQPKIYFPGVSSGELLPELTQVKADVIGLDWRVSITEGRRRLGGRFAVQGNLDPVVLTAPMPVIESYARSVIDQGIQQPGFIFNLGHGLFPEASLDKLQQLTAYIHHYSSETIAARMEKESNHV, from the coding sequence ATGATCGCAAACGACCGGTTCCTCCGGGCCGCCCGGAAGGAAGCTATTGACCGGGTTCCGGTATGGTATATGAGGCAAGCGGGGCGTTACGATCCCGATTACCGCAAAATAAAAGAAAAGTATTCGCTGCTTGAAATATGCCGGCAGCCCGAGCTGGCCGCGGAAGTGACGATGATGCCCGTGCGCAAGCTCGGCGTGGACGCGGCGATTTTGTATTCCGACATTATGAATCCGGTCGCTTCGATCGGCATCGATTTTGATATTGTGGCGGGTGTCGGGCCTGTCATTCATAACCCGATCCGCAGCGCCGAAGATGTGGAGCGTCTTCGCCCGATTGATGTGGAAGGCGACCTCAGCCACGTGCTCGAGACGATCCGCATTCTGGAGCGCGAGCTTACCGTGCCTCTCATTACGTTTGCCGGGGCTCCGTTCACGATCGCCAGCTATTTAATTGAAGGCAAGCCTTCCAAATCGTATTTGCGCACGAAAGCGCTGATGTACGGGGAGCCGGATGTGTGGCACAAGCTGATGGACAAGCTCGGCGACATGGTGATCGCCTATTTGCGGAGCCATATGGCTGCCGGAGGCAAGGCGTTCCAACTGTTCGACAGCTGGGTCGGATCTCTGGCGCCGGAAGATTTCCGGACATTTGTGCTGCCGACGATCGAACGTATTTTCGCGGAGCTGTCGGATCTGCCGCAGCCGAAAATCTATTTTCCGGGCGTAAGCTCAGGCGAGCTGCTGCCGGAACTGACCCAAGTGAAGGCCGATGTGATCGGCTTGGACTGGCGCGTATCCATTACGGAAGGCCGTCGCCGGCTTGGCGGCCGTTTTGCCGTGCAGGGCAATCTGGATCCGGTCGTGTTGACCGCTCCGATGCCGGTCATCGAATCGTATGCGCGTTCGGTTATCGATCAAGGTATTCAGCAGCCCGGATTTATTTTCAACCTGGGTCACGGCTTGTTTCCGGAAGCGTCGCTTGACAAGCTGCAACAATTGACGGCTTATATCCATCATTATTCTTCCGAAACGATTGCCGCACGCATGGAGAAGGAGTCGAATCATGTCTAA
- a CDS encoding amidohydrolase family protein, with protein sequence MIQLFKADAIYYQEKFQKGLAILVEDGTIIEVGEQEAMEAKYAGATQVEFSGKVIVPGTVNAHNHSFQSLLRGIAVDRPFLEWRDNALYKYTPLLDEEAIYIGALFAFGEMLKYGVTTVSDFFYVHNGGTATDEAVIQAARDLGIRLVLARTMYDWDGAPASYQETVSDAVRRTRDLAVKYQGNPMVDIHPAPHSPHGASPEMIQAGHRLAQELDTPFHIHVAEEMFEVEETLEKYNLRPVHYLNKLGVVDERMIAIHLVWLEDAEIQLLGQRGATLAYCPSSNMFLSDGVTRIPDLLKAGVRISLGSDGACSNNRISVFEEMRMCSLLQKVTHLDGTCINAKQVFDMGTKVGGELLRLPVGVIREGYKADFVTLDLYDMSLSPKTELFANVVYSLQPNAIRDVIVNGRKIVQNGILGTVAEKSIVSKVDRLFEKWQSKLK encoded by the coding sequence ATGATACAATTGTTTAAAGCCGATGCAATTTATTATCAGGAGAAGTTTCAGAAAGGTTTAGCGATTCTGGTTGAAGACGGGACGATTATAGAGGTTGGCGAACAAGAGGCGATGGAAGCGAAATACGCTGGCGCTACGCAAGTCGAATTTAGCGGCAAGGTAATCGTTCCCGGCACGGTTAATGCCCATAACCATTCTTTTCAAAGCCTCTTAAGAGGAATTGCGGTCGACCGCCCTTTCCTGGAGTGGCGCGATAATGCACTTTATAAATACACGCCTCTGCTGGATGAAGAAGCGATTTATATCGGCGCTCTGTTTGCGTTCGGCGAAATGCTCAAATACGGCGTGACAACCGTCAGCGATTTCTTTTATGTTCATAACGGCGGAACGGCGACCGATGAGGCCGTCATTCAGGCCGCCCGGGATCTTGGAATCCGCCTCGTGCTTGCGCGTACGATGTACGATTGGGACGGCGCGCCGGCAAGCTATCAGGAAACGGTAAGCGACGCGGTACGCAGAACCAGGGATCTGGCTGTAAAATACCAGGGCAATCCGATGGTTGACATTCATCCTGCTCCGCACAGCCCTCACGGCGCTTCGCCGGAAATGATCCAAGCCGGACATCGGCTTGCGCAAGAGCTGGACACACCTTTCCATATTCACGTTGCGGAAGAAATGTTTGAAGTGGAAGAAACGCTCGAGAAGTACAATTTAAGACCCGTTCATTATCTTAACAAACTCGGCGTTGTCGATGAACGAATGATCGCGATCCATCTCGTCTGGCTGGAGGATGCGGAGATTCAATTGCTGGGACAGCGCGGGGCGACGCTGGCTTACTGTCCTTCGAGCAACATGTTTCTATCGGATGGCGTGACGCGGATTCCGGATCTGCTGAAAGCCGGCGTACGCATTTCGCTCGGCTCGGACGGCGCATGCAGCAACAACCGGATCAGCGTTTTCGAAGAGATGAGAATGTGCTCCTTGCTGCAAAAGGTTACCCACTTGGACGGGACGTGCATTAATGCGAAACAAGTATTCGACATGGGAACGAAAGTTGGCGGTGAGCTGCTTCGCCTGCCGGTAGGCGTTATTCGGGAAGGATATAAAGCCGATTTCGTTACGCTTGATCTGTACGACATGTCGCTTTCTCCCAAAACGGAATTGTTTGCGAACGTCGTTTATTCCTTGCAGCCAAATGCCATTCGTGATGTAATTGTAAACGGCAGGAAGATTGTTCAAAACGGAATTCTTGGAACGGTTGCGGAGAAATCAATCGTATCGAAAGTGGATCGACTGTTTGAAAAATGGCAAAGCAAGCTGAAATGA